The following are from one region of the Rhizobacter sp. AJA081-3 genome:
- a CDS encoding DUF2784 domain-containing protein: MPYQPLADAVLVIHFGVVLFVVGGLVVVVAGNWLRWRWVNQLWFRLAHLAAIAVVVLQAWLGQYCPLTTFESWLRVQAGAAAYERSFIEHWLQRLIFYEAPFWVFTVAYTAFAVLVLLVWWRYPPRRGSGRGSDA, translated from the coding sequence GTGCCCTACCAGCCTCTAGCTGATGCAGTGCTCGTCATCCACTTCGGAGTCGTGCTCTTCGTTGTGGGAGGCCTTGTCGTGGTTGTCGCGGGAAACTGGCTGCGCTGGCGCTGGGTCAATCAACTATGGTTCCGGCTGGCACATCTCGCTGCCATTGCCGTCGTAGTTCTGCAAGCCTGGTTGGGTCAATACTGTCCGCTCACAACCTTCGAGTCCTGGCTTCGCGTCCAGGCTGGTGCAGCAGCGTACGAGCGGAGCTTTATCGAGCATTGGCTCCAGCGACTCATCTTCTATGAGGCGCCGTTCTGGGTGTTCACGGTCGCCTACACAGCGTTCGCAGTGTTGGTGTTGCTGGTTTGGTGGCGCTATCCACCACGCCGCGGTTCAGGCAGAGGCAGCGACGCCTAA
- a CDS encoding GFA family protein → MLFCHCTMCRKVHGTAFRARGRVRTKDLRWVRGEELVRYYESSPGEHRGFCSVCGSNIFTKFTARPQELGLALGILDDDPGSRPTCHVFVGSKAPWYQITDTLPQYEAFPPVHVQPRFREGDA, encoded by the coding sequence ATGCTCTTCTGCCACTGCACGATGTGCCGCAAGGTTCACGGTACAGCCTTCAGAGCTCGAGGTCGCGTGAGAACCAAAGACCTCCGGTGGGTCCGCGGCGAGGAACTGGTCCGCTACTACGAGTCATCACCTGGTGAGCACCGGGGCTTCTGCTCAGTTTGCGGCTCCAACATCTTCACCAAGTTCACTGCGCGGCCTCAAGAACTGGGGCTTGCGCTCGGAATTCTTGATGACGATCCGGGAAGTCGGCCAACGTGCCACGTGTTTGTTGGTTCGAAGGCTCCCTGGTACCAGATCACCGACACATTGCCACAGTACGAGGCTTTCCCTCCAGTCCACGTTCAACCGCGATTCCGAGAAGGTGACGCCTAG
- a CDS encoding GFA family protein, with protein MRFEIETDFPELTMCDCSICRRKNALMVKVHESQFRLLAGEESLTEYQFHTKTARHFFCKACGIYPFHRKRVTPEYFGINVHCLEGFSPEGIPLRQAVGASMP; from the coding sequence GTGCGCTTCGAGATCGAGACAGACTTCCCCGAACTAACCATGTGCGATTGCTCCATCTGCAGGCGCAAGAACGCGCTCATGGTCAAGGTGCACGAGAGCCAGTTTCGCCTCCTGGCCGGCGAAGAGTCCCTCACCGAGTACCAGTTCCACACCAAGACTGCGCGGCACTTCTTCTGCAAGGCCTGCGGCATCTACCCCTTCCACCGCAAACGCGTCACACCGGAATACTTTGGCATCAACGTGCATTGCCTCGAAGGGTTCTCACCTGAAGGTATTCCTTTGCGCCAGGCTGTCGGCGCTTCAATGCCGTAG
- a CDS encoding class I SAM-dependent methyltransferase yields the protein MLRALIYGLTILHLGPGIAFALLAFGCDQPEPYLGAVCGKAGLSSFGLLTMGAWLVLVVALAASRLVQRARTSAPPNTTARTLALLAVLAAGALLGAAGAWLSGSQYWFLSIPVALALGWLFLANPLACTAESQAREGTAGPSAIPASARSAQTSGRRQNPSQYIGAMDSDASIRFFETQFQRQVRQTDLSLNPFEQQALPYLRGRVLDYGCGLGNLAVAAARQGCSVVALDASHAAIEHLRQVAHTESLPITATEADLRTYEVRDEYDTIACIGLLMFFDCPTAFAQLQQLQAHVRPGGVAVVNVLVQGTTYLGMFDPSSHCLFARNEMRARFGGWEILRSEYQDFPTANDTTKSFVTVIARKPAVRTAA from the coding sequence ATGCTCCGTGCACTGATCTACGGCCTCACCATCCTGCATCTGGGCCCCGGTATCGCGTTCGCCTTGCTGGCATTCGGGTGTGACCAGCCGGAGCCATACCTCGGCGCCGTTTGCGGCAAGGCTGGCTTGTCGTCCTTTGGACTGCTCACGATGGGTGCCTGGCTAGTTCTGGTCGTCGCTTTGGCAGCATCGCGCCTCGTGCAGCGCGCTCGCACTTCTGCGCCGCCAAACACTACTGCTCGGACTCTGGCACTGCTCGCGGTTCTTGCCGCAGGTGCGCTTCTCGGCGCTGCGGGTGCGTGGCTGAGTGGTAGCCAGTACTGGTTCCTGTCTATCCCAGTCGCGCTCGCGCTAGGTTGGTTGTTCCTGGCCAATCCACTGGCCTGTACCGCTGAGTCTCAGGCCAGGGAAGGCACCGCCGGGCCAAGCGCCATACCGGCGTCGGCCCGCTCAGCTCAAACCTCAGGCCGCAGACAGAACCCGTCGCAGTACATTGGTGCCATGGACTCCGATGCCAGCATCCGATTCTTCGAGACTCAGTTTCAGCGTCAGGTGCGCCAGACCGATCTGAGCCTCAATCCGTTTGAGCAGCAGGCGCTTCCATATCTTCGCGGCAGGGTTCTCGACTACGGCTGCGGCTTGGGCAATCTGGCGGTTGCTGCGGCGCGCCAAGGCTGCAGCGTCGTGGCCCTCGACGCGAGTCACGCCGCCATCGAGCACTTGCGCCAAGTTGCCCACACAGAATCTCTGCCGATCACGGCGACCGAAGCCGACCTTCGCACCTACGAGGTACGCGACGAGTACGACACCATAGCCTGTATCGGCCTGCTGATGTTCTTCGACTGTCCGACCGCCTTCGCACAGCTGCAGCAATTGCAGGCTCACGTTCGGCCGGGAGGAGTCGCCGTTGTCAATGTGCTGGTGCAAGGTACCACCTACCTCGGGATGTTCGATCCATCGAGCCATTGCCTGTTCGCGCGGAATGAGATGCGCGCACGCTTTGGCGGCTGGGAAATCCTGCGCTCCGAGTACCAGGACTTTCCGACGGCCAATGACACAACAAAGTCCTTCGTCACAGTCATCGCTCGCAAGCCGGCAGTACGCACTGCGGCCTAA
- a CDS encoding GFA family protein gives MDQTPASLQGSCHCGAVRITLPSAPEKATDCNCSICRRLAGLWAYYEFGTVLVEGHPENTAEYIWGDRSLRTVRCKTCGVATHWEPLEHQPGQKHGVNLRNFDPKLLLSVQVRKFDGADTWTFID, from the coding sequence ATGGACCAAACTCCGGCGTCACTCCAAGGCTCTTGCCACTGTGGCGCCGTGCGCATCACGTTGCCAAGCGCGCCAGAGAAGGCGACTGACTGCAACTGCTCGATCTGCAGGCGTCTGGCCGGCCTGTGGGCCTACTACGAGTTCGGCACGGTGCTTGTCGAAGGGCACCCGGAGAACACAGCCGAGTACATCTGGGGCGATAGATCGCTTCGCACAGTGCGATGCAAGACCTGTGGAGTTGCAACCCACTGGGAGCCGCTGGAGCACCAACCAGGCCAGAAGCATGGGGTAAACCTGCGCAACTTCGATCCCAAGCTCCTGCTATCGGTACAGGTTCGAAAGTTCGACGGTGCGGACACCTGGACTTTCATCGACTGA
- a CDS encoding GFA family protein: protein MLKTYQGSCHCGAVKFEADMDLTQSSYRCNCSICRRTRFWPAVAKPEGFRLLSSDAELTQYLFHTQKNQHYFCRHCGVRAFGVGTETPVGKMYGVNLGCLEGVSEEELSRVPITYVDGLHDTFAPPEYFSHL from the coding sequence ATGCTGAAGACCTACCAAGGCAGTTGCCACTGTGGCGCCGTCAAGTTCGAGGCGGATATGGACCTCACGCAGAGTTCCTATCGCTGCAACTGCTCGATCTGCCGCAGAACACGCTTCTGGCCCGCAGTTGCCAAACCCGAAGGCTTCCGCCTCTTGTCAAGCGACGCAGAGCTGACGCAGTACCTGTTCCACACCCAGAAGAACCAGCACTACTTCTGCAGGCACTGCGGCGTTCGCGCGTTCGGCGTCGGCACCGAGACACCCGTAGGAAAGATGTACGGAGTCAACCTCGGCTGCCTCGAAGGCGTGTCGGAAGAAGAGCTCTCGCGCGTCCCGATCACGTACGTTGACGGTCTGCACGATACGTTTGCACCTCCCGAGTACTTCTCCCACCTTTGA
- a CDS encoding GNAT family N-acetyltransferase, translating into MSGYTTRPLSAATWADFAALVERHGGVWGGCWCLAFHVEGNERGPHRRAQKEQRVREGKAHAALVYSGPDCVGWCQFGPSDELPRIKHLRVYNQAQGVPPDWRITCFFVDKEHRGKGVASLALAGALDEIARLGGGLVESYPEDTTDRKVSPSFLHNSRLALFEQQGFARVRALGKNHWVVSKQVAARKR; encoded by the coding sequence ATGTCCGGCTACACCACTAGGCCGTTGTCTGCTGCCACATGGGCCGATTTCGCGGCCCTCGTCGAACGTCATGGTGGTGTCTGGGGCGGCTGTTGGTGCTTGGCCTTCCATGTCGAAGGGAATGAGCGGGGGCCTCACCGTCGTGCGCAGAAGGAGCAGCGGGTGCGTGAGGGCAAAGCGCATGCTGCACTTGTCTACTCCGGTCCAGACTGCGTCGGCTGGTGCCAGTTCGGCCCGAGCGACGAGCTGCCACGCATCAAGCATCTTCGCGTCTACAACCAGGCACAGGGAGTACCGCCCGACTGGCGGATAACTTGCTTCTTTGTGGACAAGGAACACAGGGGCAAAGGCGTCGCCTCCTTGGCACTCGCAGGCGCACTGGATGAGATCGCACGCTTGGGCGGCGGCCTCGTCGAGAGCTACCCCGAAGACACAACGGATCGGAAGGTCTCTCCCTCCTTCCTCCACAACAGCCGCCTGGCACTCTTCGAGCAGCAGGGCTTCGCGCGCGTGCGCGCACTGGGCAAGAACCACTGGGTCGTTTCCAAACAAGTGGCTGCGCGCAAGCGGTGA
- a CDS encoding VOC family protein: protein MSKMIFVSLPIRDLTVSIGFYKALGFTQNAHFSDDTSACMVWSEAIYVMLLTHAKWRTFTQRPFPAAGTAGLMLSLAMDIRDDVDAMNNAAAASGGQADVNPPEDHGFMYTRDLADPDGHMWGIFWMDPAAVPPADQR, encoded by the coding sequence ATGAGCAAGATGATCTTCGTGAGCCTGCCGATCAGAGACTTGACTGTGTCGATCGGCTTCTACAAGGCCCTGGGATTCACGCAGAACGCTCACTTCAGCGACGACACGTCAGCGTGCATGGTGTGGAGTGAGGCGATCTACGTGATGCTGCTCACTCACGCCAAGTGGCGTACGTTTACACAGCGTCCGTTCCCTGCGGCCGGAACGGCTGGCTTGATGCTCTCGCTGGCGATGGACATCCGGGACGACGTGGACGCGATGAACAATGCTGCTGCGGCAAGCGGTGGGCAAGCGGATGTGAACCCGCCTGAAGATCATGGCTTCATGTACACGCGAGATCTCGCCGACCCCGACGGCCACATGTGGGGCATTTTCTGGATGGATCCTGCGGCAGTTCCGCCTGCTGATCAACGCTGA
- a CDS encoding DUF6064 family protein, which translates to MLPFTVEQFFGVFRAYNLAVWPAQWMLFASALTALILAARANRRSSRAIAGILGVLWLWLGLMYHLAFFSAINPVAYAFAAVSVAGGLAFLWFGVVRRQLHFRVSFQARGRLGWALVAFSLAIYPAWAVVAGHRFPEFPTFGLPCPTTIFTIGMLAFLVPPYPRWPLVAPVLWCLVGAQAAFLLAVPQDLGLLVAAIAGVFLLARSSGEARSPAAPQ; encoded by the coding sequence GTGCTTCCATTCACCGTTGAACAATTCTTCGGTGTCTTTCGCGCCTACAACCTCGCGGTCTGGCCAGCCCAGTGGATGCTGTTTGCATCCGCACTCACGGCTCTGATTCTGGCGGCCAGGGCGAATCGCCGGTCGAGCCGGGCCATAGCAGGCATCTTGGGCGTCCTTTGGTTATGGCTCGGCTTGATGTACCACCTTGCCTTCTTCTCAGCGATCAATCCAGTCGCCTACGCGTTTGCGGCGGTTTCGGTCGCAGGCGGGCTCGCCTTCCTGTGGTTCGGCGTCGTGCGGCGGCAACTTCATTTCCGCGTGTCTTTCCAGGCCCGCGGTCGCTTGGGCTGGGCTCTGGTCGCCTTCTCGCTGGCCATCTATCCCGCCTGGGCGGTTGTGGCTGGCCATCGCTTTCCTGAGTTCCCCACATTCGGACTGCCTTGTCCGACCACCATCTTCACCATCGGCATGTTGGCGTTCCTGGTTCCGCCCTATCCCCGTTGGCCGTTGGTAGCACCGGTCTTGTGGTGCCTGGTTGGCGCTCAGGCCGCGTTTCTGCTCGCTGTTCCCCAAGACCTTGGGCTCTTGGTGGCAGCGATCGCCGGTGTCTTCCTGCTCGCGCGATCTTCTGGCGAGGCAAGGAGTCCCGCTGCTCCGCAATGA
- a CDS encoding YciI family protein, whose product MRDIRFVVLHAPGPRWKQGLPFFEQEGVQEHVAHFRQWLAEGKLALGGPFLDEHAGGMMIPTEGLSEAQITAFANADPAVQSGLLRVAVRQWLVGMKQ is encoded by the coding sequence ATGAGAGATATCCGCTTCGTTGTCCTGCACGCACCAGGTCCGCGTTGGAAGCAGGGATTGCCATTCTTCGAGCAGGAGGGAGTGCAGGAGCACGTTGCCCACTTTCGCCAATGGCTGGCCGAAGGCAAGCTGGCGCTGGGTGGCCCGTTCCTCGACGAGCATGCCGGCGGCATGATGATTCCAACCGAAGGACTCAGCGAAGCGCAGATCACGGCATTTGCCAACGCCGATCCAGCCGTCCAGTCGGGTCTCTTGCGCGTGGCGGTTCGGCAGTGGCTCGTGGGCATGAAGCAATGA
- a CDS encoding YdeI family protein: protein MKPAKPLMKRIRTGMALGPPGARCHHPLRGPSATPAPVAQRNRHAAWPPQMPDPKFFPTARAFRKWLEANASRASELLVGYHKVATGKPSMSWPESVDEALCFGWIDGVRKRIDDESYQIRFTPRRPTSIWSAVNIAKFEALQAEGRMTPAGVEAFKNRTEAKSVVYAYEQESPAELSPTELREFKRNKVAWRFFESSPPSHRKVVLHWVCGARKPEIRQRRFTQLLEACAAGQRLR, encoded by the coding sequence TTGAAGCCCGCCAAACCTTTGATGAAGCGGATTCGCACCGGCATGGCGCTTGGCCCGCCAGGCGCTCGCTGTCATCATCCGCTTCGCGGGCCCAGCGCCACACCGGCGCCTGTGGCTCAGCGCAATCGCCATGCTGCATGGCCGCCGCAGATGCCCGATCCGAAGTTCTTCCCGACTGCACGAGCATTTCGCAAGTGGCTTGAAGCCAACGCGAGTCGTGCCTCAGAACTGCTGGTGGGCTATCACAAGGTCGCCACGGGCAAGCCCAGCATGTCCTGGCCAGAGTCCGTCGACGAAGCACTGTGCTTTGGGTGGATCGATGGCGTCCGCAAGCGGATCGATGACGAGTCCTACCAGATCCGCTTCACGCCCAGGCGACCGACGTCCATCTGGAGCGCAGTGAACATCGCCAAGTTCGAGGCGCTGCAAGCCGAGGGGCGCATGACGCCCGCCGGTGTCGAGGCATTCAAGAACCGGACCGAAGCCAAGTCCGTGGTGTACGCCTACGAGCAGGAGTCACCGGCCGAGCTCTCTCCCACTGAGCTGCGCGAGTTCAAGCGCAACAAGGTCGCCTGGCGCTTCTTCGAGAGCAGTCCGCCGAGCCACAGGAAGGTCGTGCTCCATTGGGTCTGCGGCGCCAGGAAGCCAGAGATTCGCCAGAGGCGGTTCACCCAGTTGCTCGAGGCTTGTGCTGCTGGCCAGCGGCTGCGGTGA
- a CDS encoding cupin domain-containing protein, giving the protein MNAFRIGLLSGLVLATFAASWAQAQQASAPAQQVYVSKPIMVSPVTGDDKKEVVLMSVAIQPSGAVPMHTHPGDCVGAVVEGTVELLVEGQAPRRVAAGEAYNNVRGTVHGFRNVGDTQAKLLNSLVVDKGAPRVQPAAQAAKQ; this is encoded by the coding sequence GTGAACGCTTTCCGCATTGGTCTTCTTTCCGGTCTTGTCTTGGCCACATTTGCAGCCTCTTGGGCTCAGGCGCAGCAGGCATCGGCGCCTGCTCAACAGGTGTACGTGTCCAAGCCGATCATGGTCAGTCCGGTGACGGGCGACGACAAGAAGGAAGTCGTCCTCATGTCGGTTGCCATCCAGCCCTCCGGCGCTGTGCCCATGCATACGCATCCAGGAGACTGCGTCGGTGCGGTCGTCGAAGGAACCGTTGAGCTGCTGGTCGAAGGCCAAGCCCCCAGGCGCGTCGCCGCCGGCGAGGCGTACAACAACGTCCGAGGGACTGTCCACGGGTTCCGCAATGTCGGTGATACTCAGGCCAAGCTGCTCAACAGCCTCGTCGTGGACAAAGGCGCACCTCGGGTGCAGCCAGCCGCTCAGGCTGCAAAGCAGTAG
- a CDS encoding thioredoxin family protein: MRTIAAFTSLFLSVSVATAQSPYNEDADAKAEVQRALAEAAATRTAVLIVFGANWCPDCRLLDAAMKSASTSALLAREYKIVKVNVGRFDRNVDMARFYGVPLASGIPAVAIVTPANKVLYATRAGELADARRMGENGVYEFFRQAVAQAKPKP; encoded by the coding sequence ATGCGAACCATCGCCGCGTTCACGAGCCTGTTCTTGTCGGTTTCGGTGGCAACTGCTCAGTCGCCCTACAACGAAGACGCGGATGCCAAAGCCGAGGTGCAGCGGGCACTCGCCGAAGCCGCGGCCACCAGAACGGCCGTCCTGATCGTCTTCGGCGCCAACTGGTGCCCCGATTGCAGGCTTCTCGACGCCGCGATGAAGAGTGCCTCGACCTCTGCACTTCTGGCGCGTGAGTACAAGATCGTCAAGGTCAATGTGGGTCGGTTCGATCGAAACGTCGACATGGCGCGCTTCTATGGGGTCCCGCTGGCCAGCGGCATACCGGCAGTAGCGATCGTCACGCCCGCCAACAAGGTCCTGTACGCCACGCGCGCCGGCGAACTCGCCGATGCCAGGCGAATGGGCGAGAACGGCGTGTACGAATTCTTCAGGCAGGCCGTCGCTCAAGCGAAGCCAAAACCTTGA
- a CDS encoding GFA family protein, giving the protein MTHRIASCSCGQLQAQVSTGPVRVSVCHCLACQRRTGSVFGAQARFDKTAVTLTGIAKEFVRTGDEGTRATFSFCPDCGATVYYTFSGNEDAIVIPVGAFADPAFPAPSFSVYEERMHAWVNIPGEVTHMA; this is encoded by the coding sequence ATGACCCATCGCATTGCATCATGCAGCTGTGGCCAGTTGCAGGCCCAGGTCTCCACGGGGCCCGTCCGCGTTTCCGTCTGTCACTGCCTGGCATGCCAGCGCCGCACCGGCAGCGTTTTCGGCGCGCAGGCCCGCTTCGACAAGACCGCGGTGACCCTGACAGGCATTGCCAAGGAGTTCGTTCGCACCGGGGATGAAGGAACGCGCGCGACGTTCAGCTTCTGCCCGGACTGCGGGGCGACCGTGTACTACACTTTCTCCGGCAATGAGGATGCGATCGTCATTCCCGTTGGCGCGTTTGCTGATCCAGCGTTCCCCGCACCCAGCTTCTCGGTCTACGAGGAGCGAATGCACGCCTGGGTGAACATCCCTGGCGAAGTCACCCACATGGCGTGA
- a CDS encoding PACE efflux transporter, producing MTPRTRRAVQAILYEIFAIAFVGPVLSFIFDEPPASTIGLAVVLSSIALGWSYLFNTLFEYWESRQPVRGRTFMRRLAHGAGFEGGLTLILVPVMALWLNTSALSAFLANLGLLAFFFIYAIAFTWAFDRVFGLPESAAPAP from the coding sequence ATGACACCCCGAACCCGTCGCGCAGTGCAGGCGATCCTGTACGAGATCTTCGCCATTGCCTTCGTGGGCCCGGTTCTGAGTTTCATCTTCGACGAGCCGCCCGCGTCAACCATCGGCCTTGCCGTCGTTCTCTCGAGCATCGCCCTGGGCTGGAGCTATCTGTTCAATACCCTCTTCGAGTACTGGGAGTCGCGTCAGCCCGTGCGAGGCCGCACGTTCATGCGGCGCCTTGCGCATGGCGCCGGATTCGAAGGTGGACTCACGCTCATCCTGGTCCCCGTCATGGCGCTGTGGCTGAACACGTCTGCTCTGAGCGCGTTCCTGGCGAATCTGGGCCTTCTGGCCTTCTTCTTCATCTATGCCATCGCCTTCACATGGGCCTTCGATCGCGTGTTCGGCCTGCCGGAATCCGCGGCACCGGCGCCGTGA
- a CDS encoding GNAT family N-acetyltransferase, producing MSVRLATQEDRLPVYRMLELYQHDLSDIWDQDLDSHGEYGYALDHYWHEEGSQAFVATVAGKYAGFALVNRAVRVGTEGCWMDQFFVLKKFRRRGLGQHLAGSVFAALPGRWEVGQMPTNLGAQSFWRKVIGEYTGGRFKEQTLRSGGWQGVVQVFDTRA from the coding sequence ATGTCTGTCCGCCTGGCGACGCAAGAAGACCGATTGCCGGTCTATCGAATGCTCGAGCTGTACCAGCACGATCTGTCGGACATCTGGGACCAGGACCTCGATTCGCATGGCGAGTACGGCTACGCGCTGGACCACTACTGGCATGAAGAGGGTAGCCAGGCTTTTGTCGCCACGGTCGCCGGCAAGTACGCTGGATTTGCGCTCGTCAACCGGGCAGTGCGAGTCGGAACCGAAGGCTGCTGGATGGACCAGTTCTTCGTCCTCAAGAAGTTCCGGCGGCGTGGCCTCGGGCAGCACCTGGCGGGGTCGGTGTTTGCAGCGCTGCCCGGCCGATGGGAAGTCGGCCAGATGCCCACGAACCTCGGCGCCCAGTCCTTCTGGCGCAAGGTCATCGGCGAGTACACGGGCGGCAGGTTCAAGGAGCAGACCTTGCGTTCAGGCGGGTGGCAAGGTGTCGTGCAGGTGTTCGACACTCGCGCATAG
- a CDS encoding SRPBCC family protein, giving the protein MKVEHRTIIQARPDTIFAIYSDVPHWHTWDPDTRHASLDGPLRLGATGKLTPTKGRTVPMRVTEFVTGRSFTVESRIPLFRMVFEHELTPCEAGTEVVHRVTFSGLLSMVLGPMLCRQLNAGLPITLGNLKQLAEARTAA; this is encoded by the coding sequence GTGAAAGTCGAACACCGCACGATCATTCAAGCCCGGCCGGACACGATCTTCGCCATCTATTCGGACGTCCCCCACTGGCATACCTGGGATCCGGACACCAGGCACGCCAGCCTGGATGGGCCTCTGCGGCTCGGCGCCACAGGCAAGCTCACGCCCACCAAAGGTCGGACGGTTCCGATGCGGGTGACCGAGTTCGTCACGGGCAGGTCGTTCACTGTCGAGTCGAGGATTCCCTTGTTCCGCATGGTCTTCGAGCACGAACTGACGCCGTGTGAAGCGGGAACCGAAGTGGTCCACCGCGTCACCTTCTCCGGTCTGCTCTCGATGGTGCTTGGCCCGATGCTGTGCAGGCAGCTGAACGCCGGACTGCCAATCACCCTGGGCAATCTCAAGCAACTCGCGGAGGCGAGAACCGCGGCCTGA
- a CDS encoding GFA family protein — protein sequence MSKYTGSCHCGGVRFAIETEAPLGPYFRCNCSLCSRKSAVMGAAPRAALRITAGEELISTYTWNTGEAQHYFCKRCGIYTHHVMRGETQTVGLNMACIDGFDVFSLGDVPVGNGRQEWSVVEGRAS from the coding sequence ATGAGCAAGTACACCGGCTCCTGCCACTGCGGCGGCGTTCGCTTCGCTATCGAGACGGAAGCTCCTCTCGGCCCCTACTTCCGATGCAACTGTTCCCTGTGTTCCCGCAAGAGTGCCGTCATGGGTGCTGCGCCTCGTGCGGCGCTGCGGATCACGGCTGGTGAAGAGCTGATCTCGACCTACACCTGGAACACGGGTGAGGCCCAACACTACTTCTGCAAGCGCTGCGGCATCTACACGCACCACGTGATGCGTGGCGAGACCCAGACCGTTGGTCTCAACATGGCGTGCATTGATGGCTTCGATGTCTTCTCGCTGGGCGATGTCCCGGTCGGCAATGGCCGGCAGGAGTGGTCTGTCGTCGAAGGCCGTGCAAGCTGA
- a CDS encoding alpha/beta fold hydrolase yields MFLDVPGGKLFTSRSGPANGQAILAIGGWIGSSELWQDPLAILSDEFVVVSYDHRGTGLSTVSPEAITFDSLVADALAVLDAHGIEQCVLAAESAGAQTALAVAARYPGRVSHLVIVDGMYTRGVAVDNDPFLQGLRSNYAATLERFVQLCVPEPDSEHIKAWGRKILARAQPEAAIALRVVGSETDVGADIARVSQPTLVLHGELDKIVPLDRARELAAALPDAELVILKTSGHVPTLTEPVRIADAIRAFVRGKA; encoded by the coding sequence ATGTTCCTCGACGTGCCTGGTGGCAAGCTCTTCACCTCCAGAAGCGGGCCGGCGAACGGCCAGGCGATTCTCGCCATCGGCGGGTGGATCGGCAGTTCCGAGCTGTGGCAGGACCCGCTCGCCATCCTGAGCGACGAGTTTGTCGTCGTCAGCTACGACCACCGAGGCACAGGCCTGAGCACCGTCTCGCCGGAGGCGATCACCTTCGACAGCCTCGTGGCCGACGCCCTGGCCGTGCTCGACGCCCACGGCATCGAGCAATGTGTCCTGGCCGCCGAATCGGCGGGCGCACAGACCGCTCTGGCCGTCGCGGCCCGGTACCCCGGGCGTGTCTCGCATCTGGTGATCGTCGATGGCATGTATACCCGCGGCGTGGCCGTCGACAACGACCCGTTCCTGCAGGGATTGCGCTCCAACTACGCTGCAACCCTCGAACGCTTCGTCCAGCTGTGCGTCCCGGAACCCGATTCGGAACACATCAAGGCCTGGGGTCGCAAGATCCTGGCCAGAGCTCAGCCCGAGGCGGCCATCGCCCTGCGCGTCGTCGGGTCGGAAACCGACGTCGGCGCCGACATCGCCCGCGTGTCGCAGCCCACCCTCGTGCTGCACGGCGAGCTCGACAAGATCGTTCCACTCGATCGCGCCAGAGAGCTCGCGGCAGCCTTGCCAGATGCTGAACTGGTCATCCTGAAGACCAGCGGTCACGTGCCCACGCTCACCGAACCGGTCAGGATCGCAGATGCCATCCGCGCGTTCGTTCGAGGCAAGGCCTGA
- a CDS encoding LysE family translocator, whose protein sequence is MISTEFLITSLVVVLIPGTGVIYTVSTGLVQGRAASIYASLGCTAGIVPHLAATIFGLAAVMHASALAFQLLKYAGVAYLFYLAYATWRDKSAFSVDGTVSRSSASSIVVKAFLLNILNPKLTIFFLAFLPQFVEPGSAQPLAQLLTLSAIFMAMTFAVFVVYGLVAHAFRRWVIESASVQRWLRYGFTAAFAGLGARLAASER, encoded by the coding sequence ATGATCAGCACAGAGTTCCTAATCACTTCCCTGGTGGTCGTCCTGATTCCGGGGACGGGGGTGATCTACACCGTGTCCACGGGTCTGGTGCAAGGCCGGGCGGCAAGCATCTACGCCAGCCTGGGCTGCACGGCAGGCATCGTTCCGCATCTCGCTGCCACCATCTTCGGCCTGGCCGCTGTCATGCATGCGAGTGCCCTGGCATTCCAGCTTCTCAAGTACGCGGGCGTTGCCTATCTCTTCTACCTTGCGTATGCCACTTGGCGCGACAAGTCGGCGTTCTCTGTCGATGGCACCGTGAGCCGCTCCAGTGCTTCGAGCATCGTCGTCAAGGCCTTCCTGCTGAACATCCTCAACCCCAAGCTGACGATCTTCTTCCTGGCCTTCCTGCCGCAATTCGTCGAGCCGGGCTCGGCGCAGCCGCTGGCCCAGTTGCTGACGCTGAGCGCCATCTTCATGGCCATGACGTTCGCTGTCTTCGTCGTCTACGGCCTGGTGGCGCATGCCTTCCGCCGATGGGTCATCGAGTCCGCCTCGGTGCAGCGCTGGCTTCGCTACGGCTTCACCGCAGCCTTTGCGGGCCTCGGCGCCAGACTGGCCGCCAGCGAGAGGTGA